The stretch of DNA AACGTTTAGGTGAAATTCCCAACTTTAAGGCCGGGACAACCCACAATCTTAACGGTGTCTTTTCACCTTCGAATTAGGGCCTATATAAGCCTAAATCCTCATTTGGGCTGGTTTGTTCCGATCAACTTTCGTTCCAGTGGATAACATAATGCCAGCCCAATCCCGTTGATCGCCACATCTGACAACAACACATGCAAGCTGACGATAGGTGTTTGGGTCTCGATGATTGCCGCACATAAACATGTCGAAACAAATAGATAGAGTGTGAGACGTGTTTGGGATAAACAGAACGCCGTCGTTGCCTGAATTCCATCACGTTTTTCCCGTTAGGCTTGGTTTATGAACACATCCGCTCCGAAAAATCCTTCCGATCGCTGCCGCCTCGTGCTGGTCACCCCGCCTCTGTCAGACAGCACAAAACTGGTCACGCTGCTGATGGCGGCGCTATCGGGCGGTGATGTCGCAAGTGTCATTCTGGATACCGGCGATCTGGATGAAGCAACTTTTCAGCTCGTTGCAGAAAAGGCAGTCCCGATCATTCAGGACAAAGGGGCCGCCGCGATCATTCTCAACGACACGCGCATTGCAGGCCGTGTCGGCGCAGACGGTATTCATATCGAAGGCAAGGCAGCGGAGCTTGGCGAGGCAATCGAAAAACATGCGCCCAAAATGATCGTCGGCACAGGCAATCTGCGTGATCGACACAGCGCCATGGAGATCGGTGAATTACAGCCCGACTATATCTTTTTTGGCAAGATCGGTGCTGACAACAAGCCCGAGGCGCATCCGCGCAATCTTTCGCTGGCCCAATGGTGGGCGGAACTGGTGGAAATACCGTCCATCGCGCAAGCCGGAAATACATTGGAAAGTGTTATTCCAGCTGCTGAAACGGGTGCGGATTTCGTGGCGCTTGGACGCGCCGTCTTTGAAGCGGAAAACCCAGCAGAAGCGGTAAGAGAGGCCAACCGGCTGCTCAATGAACACGCGCCGCGTTTTGAAGACTGATTATCATAAGCGACCAAGGTCTTAATTCATGCCCGTGAAGAGAAAAATTCTGCTTACAGCCATTTTGACATTCGCATGTCCAGCGCTGCCTGCTCTGGCATCCAGCGAACCGGCACAAAGTCAAAACGGAACTCTTGCGGGCGCTGATAAGAATAATAAGGGTGACAAACCCGGCAAGTCTGCAGTCCCCGCCATGCTGCCGCAACCGGCGACCACCGGGCCAATGCCGGCCATTGATCCAAAACGTTTTGGCGACAGACCTGCGGACGAGGCCTTTGGTGCCTTTCAGCGGGGGCTTTATCTGACGGCTTTCAACCTAGCCAAACCGCAGGCTGAAAAAGGCGATCCCGCGTCCCAAACCCTCATTGCCGAGATTTATGCGCGCGGCATGGGCGTTCCCGCCGATCAGAAACTGGCGGCCGAGTGGTATGGCAAGGCGGCCGAGAACGGCGTCACCGAAGCGCAGTTTCGCTATGCGGCCCTGCTGCTTCAAGGAACCTATGTCAAAAAAGACAATAAGAAAGCGGAAGAACTGATGCATAAGGCAGCCGAGGGCGGCAATGCCATGGCGCAGTTCAATTATGGCCAGATACTGATGCAGAGACATCCCGGCATGCCAGGTCTTGATCTCGCTTATCCCTGGTTTGAAAAAGCCGCAGAAGCAAAGCTTGCCGATGGCGAATATGCGTTGAGCCAGATTTATGCAAATGGTACCGAAAAGATTACGCGCGATGAAAAAAAAGCCCGCGAATACCTGATCCTTGCAGCGCGAAAAGGCTATGATACGGCGCAGTTTGACCTTGGCCGCTGGCTGGTCGAAGGGCGTGGTGGCGATCGTGATTATGATCAGGGTTTTCGCTGGACGCAATTGGCCGCAAACCGCGGCATGGTCATGGCTCAGGCCTGGCTGGCACGCCTTTACCGCGACGGGCTTGGCACGGAAGGCGACAGCGTGAAAGCCGCAGCTTGGTATATTCTCGCCCAGCGCGCAGGATTTCGGGCGCATGATCTCAACGACATGATGGATGGGCTCAGCGACGAGCAGATCAAGCAAGCCATTGAAACCGCCAACAATCTGCGCATTCGCTGAGTTTCCGGCAAAGTCTGCCGCCTGAAAACGTCTCTTTTTGCGCACAGGCTTGCGCAAAGCGGCTTTTTGTGGTCTTGGAAGCACCGATTATCGCAGTTCGCATATAAGGCGCGCGAGCAATCACCGGATGAAAGTCGGATGGTTGCCCCTTTTGCCATTGTGCATCGAACCGCAATTGGTTTCACATTCATTTCCGGATCAAACTCATGAAGATCAATGGTAACGAAATCCGCCCCGGCAACGTCATCGAACATGACGGCGGGCTTTGGGCTGCTGTCAAGACCAATGCCGTCAAGCCCGGCAAGGGCGGCGCCTACAATCAGGTCGAACTGAAAAATCTCATCACCGGCACCAAGCTCAACGAGCGTTTCCGTGCAGCTGAAACCGTCGAGCGCGTGCGCCTTGAGCAGAAGGATTTTTCCTTCCTTTACGAGCAGGGCGATGCGCTGATTTTCATGGACACCGAATCCTACGAACAGCTCGAACTCCAGAAGGATTTCGTTGGCGACCGCGCGGCCTTTTTGCAAGATGGCATGATGGTGACGGTCGAACTCTATGAAGAAAAGCCAATCGGCATTCGTTTGCCCGATCAGGTTACGCTGGCAATCACCGAAGCCGACCCAGTCGTCAAGGGCCAGACTGCCGCTTCTTCCTACAAGCCAGCCGTTCTTGAAAACGGTATCCGCATTCTGGTTCCGCCCTTCATCGCATCAGGCGAACGTGTGATCGTGGACACCAACGAGCTGACCTATATCAGCCGCGCCTGATTTTTCTGCGGTTTTATAACCGCGTGTCAAAATTTTGCGGCGCCTTTCAATACGGCGCTGCAGTCCGACATCCGGTTCACGGGTGCCGCGACGGTTCTTTCTCAGATTGCTCAATTTTAAAGGACGATTCCGATGGCTCGTTCAGCCCTCCTCAATGTTATGGTTCAGGCCGCCATGAAGGCCGGACGCAGCCTCGCGCGCGATTTTGGCGAAGTGCAGAATCTGCAGGTTTCGCTCAAAGGTCCCGGCGATTATGTCAGCCAGGCGGACCGCCGCGCCGAAAAACTCATCTATACGGAATTGAGCCGCGCCCGCCCGGATTTTGGCTTTCTGATGGAAGAGTCGGGCGAAGTGGAAAGCAAGGACGGTCAGCATCGCTGGCTGGTCGATCCGCTCGACGGCACCACAAACTTCCTGCACGGCATCCCGGTTTTTGCAGTCTCCATCGCATTGGAGCGTCAGGGCCAGATCGTAGCCGGTGTGATCTATAATCCAGCCATGGACGAACTTTATACCGCAGAACGCGGCGGTGGCGCATTTCTCAATGATCGCCGCCTGCGCGTGGCCGCCCGAAACAAGCTGGTGGATTGTGTGATCGGCACCGGCATTCCGCATCTCGGACGCGGACATCATGGTCACTATCTGGTCGAACTGCGCAACATCATGGCCGAAACGGCAGGTGTGCGCCGCATCGGCTCGGCCTCGCTCGATCTTGCCTATGTTGCAGCCGGTCGTCTCGACGGTTTCTGGGAAGATGGCCTCAACCCATGGGATGTGGGTGCCGCCATGTTGATGATCCGCGAAGCTGGTGGTTTCGTCTCCGACAAGGTCGGCGGACAAGACATCTTTGACAAGAAGAGCATTGTTGCCGGCAATGAAGCCATTCACGCAGCACTTTTGAAAACACTGCGCAAGCCGATCTGATTCCTGCACTTCATCGCTTATGCTATTTCAGCACGCCACCGGCGTGCTGTTTTTTTGCCTTTATTTTTTATGTCATTATTTTTTATCTCTGGGCGATTCCGCTTCGCCCCTTAATGCAGTAGGCTCACCCGCAAACACCTGACCACGGAGCGGAATGGATGAGCGATCTGAAGGACACAAGAGACCATCTTGACGGGACGCACGATTACGATCCCTACAGCCTTTCAAGCCCACGCCTCGTCATCCTCACCATGGTTATCTTTCTCATCATCGTTGGCTTTCTGGCCGCAATTCTGATGCGGCAGATCCACACGTTCTTCGTCACCAATCCCGGCCTCAACGGCCTTATCTTTGGGGTACTTCTGGTCGGCATATTGCTTGCCTTCGGGCAGGTGTTAAGGCTTCTGCCGGAAATTCGCTGGGTCAATTCCTTCCGCGACGGGGACCGGGAGGGCATCGAGCGCAAGCCTGCGCTGCTCGCGCCCATGCGTGCATTGATCGGACGCCGCCAGTCGATGGCGCTTTCGACCACGACCTTGCGTTCCATTCTCGACTCCATTGCCACGCGCCTCGATGAAAGCCGCGATATTTCACGCTATCTCATCGGACTTCTGGTATTCCTTGGCCTGCTCGGGACCTTCTGGGGCCTGCTTGAAACGGTGGGTTCCATCGGCCGCACCATCCAGACGCTTGATCCCGGTTCGGGCAGCACAAATGATGTGCTCGATTCGCTCAAGGCCGGATTGCAGGCACCGCTTTCGGGCATGGGCACCGCTTTCTCTTCTTCGCTGTTCGGTCTTTCCGGCTCGCTTATTCTGGGCTTCCTCGATCTGCAGGCGGGCCGTGCACAAAACCGTTTTTATACCGAACTTGAAAATTGGCTTTCATCCGTCACCGATCTTGGTTCGGACGCCGCCACCGTGCACAGCAATGCCGAAGAGCTTCGCCTGCTCTCCGACCGGCTCCAAGCGACACAAGGCAGCGATACATCTTCCGCCCAGCGCACCAGTGCGGCACTGGCCAATCTCGCCGAAGGTATTCAGGGACTGGTCAAGAATATGCGTAGCGAACAGCAGCTGATGCGTGACTGGGTGGAAAAGCAGGCGGATGAGCAGCAGGCCGTCCGCGAGACGCTGGAGCGGCTTTCAAACGCGATTGGCGAACAGCGCAGCGAGCGCAAAGACGAGGCACGCTGATCATGGCGCTCGCCCGTAACCGCCGCCCGCAAAGACATATCGATTACTGGCCAGGCTTCGTCGATGCGTTGACGACGCTACTTCTGGCCATCATGTTTCTGCTCACCGTCTTTGTGCTGGGACAGTTTTTATTGAGCCGCGACGTCAGCGACAAGGACAGCGTTCTGGCGCGCCTTAACAGCCAGATACAGGAACTCACGCAACTGCTTTCGCTCGAACAGGGCAATGCACAGGACTTGCAGGATACCATCGCCAATCTGCAAGCCTCGCTGTCGAGCGCTGAAAGCGAACGCTCCCGTCTGCAGTCTCTGCTGAATGAAGGAAGCGGTGCGGGCGCCGCCGCCGAGCAACGCGCCGGTGAATTATCCGACAGCCTTGACGCGGAAAAGCAGGTCAGTGCGCGGGCGCTCAATCAGGTGGAATTGCTTAACCAGCAGCTTTCAGCCCTTCGTCGCCAGATCGCAGCATTGGAAGATGCGCTCAATGCATCAGAAAGCCGTGATCGCGAATCAAGTGCCAAAATCGCCGATCTCGGCAAGCGCCTCAACGTGGCACTCGCGCAGCGCGTGCAGGAATTGAACCTTTATCGCTCTGATTTTTTTGGACGTCTGCGCGAAATTTTGTCTGATAAGGAAAATATCCGCATCGTCGGGGACCGTTTCGTCTTCCAGTCGGAAGTGCTGTTTCCAACCGGATCGTCAGACATCAATCCGGCTGGCGAGATGGAAATGAAAAAGCTTGCCGATGCTATCATCGAGCTGAACAGCGAAATCCCCGATGAGATCAACTGGGTTCTGCGCGTGGACGGGCATACCGACAATGTGCCGCTGGCGGGCACCGGACGGTTTCGCGACAATTGGGAATTATCCTCGGCGCGTGCTGTCTCGGTCGTGAAATTCCTTGTCGCCAATAATGTCCCCGCCAATCGCCTTGTGGCGGCTGGTTTCGGCGAATATCAGCCGCTCGACACAGAAAACACGACCGATGCCCGGGCCCGAAACCGTCGTATCGAGCTGAAACTGACGGAACGATGATAGGCGCAAAAAGCGGGCTTATACCAAAGCGTTAAGATGCTAACGCATCACGCTTTGAAAATGCTCAATCACCACAATGGCTTAACCAAAGTTCGATGAGCCATTCTCACCGAGCTTTGGTATTACACACCCGTTTCAAACTGCAATTTCGCAAGTCTGGCATAAATGCCGCCGCGTTCGACAAGGCTCTGATGCGTGCCTTCTTCAACGATGCGGCCCTGATCGAGCACCAGAATGCGGTCGGCTTTGAGAACCGTTGCCAGGCGATGCGCGACCACCAGTGTCGTGCGTTCCTGCATCAAGCCGTCGAGCGCTTTCTGCACCAGCATTTCACTTTCCGCATCGAGCGCCGAGGTCGCTTCATCGAGCAGCAATACCGGCGCTTCACGCAGGATTGCGCGGGCAATGGCAATACGCTGACGCTGCCCGCCGGAAAGCGTCACACCGCGCTCGCCGACTTCAGTATCGTAGCCATCGCCAAGCGCCATGATGAAATCATGCGCAAGGGCGGCCTTTGCTGCGGCTTCGATCTCGGTATCGCTTGCACCGGGCCTGCCAAAGGCAATATTCTCCCGAATGCTGGTGGCGAAAATCACCACATCCTGCGGCACCACGGCGATACGCGCACGCACCACTGAGGGATCGGCTTGCGGCAGGGCTACGCCATCCATCATTACCTGACCTGATTGCGGATCGTAATAGCGCATGACGAGAGCAAAAACCGTGCTCTTGCCAGCCCCCGACGGGCCGACGATGGCAACCGTTTCACCTGGCTCAACCTTGAAACTCACGCCATTGAGCGATGGCGCATCGGGACGTGTGGGATAGGAAAAATGTACATCGTCGAAAATGATTTCGCCGCGGGCCGGTTCGGCCAAGGCAACGGGCGAAGCGGGTATGGCGATATCTGGTGTCTCGTCCAAAATTTCGGCCAGACGCTCGGTAGCACCGGCTGCTTGCGCGAGTTCGCCACCCACTTCCGACAAGGCACCAAAGGCGCTTGCGGCAAAGACAGCATAGAGCACGAACTGCCCCAGCGTTCCTGGCGAGATGACGCCGGATAAAACATCGCGTGAGCCGAACCAAAGCACGGCCACGACACTGGAAAAAATCAGGAAAATCGCAAAAGCCGTGAGAATCGCCCGCGCCTTGATCGAAGCGCGTGCTGCCTCATAGGCATTTTCAACAGCACGGGCAAAACGCCCCACCACCATGGCTTCATTGGTGAAAGCCTGCAAGGTGCGCATGGCACCGATCTGCTCGCTGGCATAGGCATTGGCGCGTGCCAGCATATCCTGCGTGCGACGCGAGCGCCGGCGTACAGAACGTCCAAAGGCAATCAGCGGCACGACGATCAGTGGGATAGCACCAATCACCAACACCGAGAGTTTCGGGCTTGTGACAATCATCATTGCGAGCGCACCAAGGCCCAGAATGCAATTGCGAAGCGCGACAGAAGCGGTTGCGCCGACCACCGATTTGATCTGTGTCGTGTCAGCCGAGAGGCGCGAGACGATCTCACCGGACTGCGAACGGTCAAAAAATTCAGGCGAAAGCGCTGTCACATGCGTGAACACGGCGTTGCGCAAATCGGCAACCACGCGCTCGCCCAGCGATATGACGAAGAAATAACGAAGGCCCGAAGCAATCGCCAGCATCAACGCCAGCAGCACCAGCATACCGAAATAATTATTGACGAAGACAGCATTGGCGCCGCTAAAGCCATGATCGATCATCCGCCTGAGCGCAACAGGAACAGCAAGGGTGGTCGCGGCTGCCAGAACCAGTGAAAAAAGAGCCCCGATCACCAGCCCCTTGTAGCGGGCGACGAAGGGCAACATACGTTTCAAAGGCTGGAGAGAGCGCCGCTTGCGGCCGGAATCTATATTCAATTCTGGATTCATAACAATTGGATCATCTCTTACGGCCATTCTTGGTATTGTGCCCTTGTTATTGGCGTGCGCCTGATGTATAGGCTCGCCAACCCTTTTGGAAGCCATTGCCTATCGGTAATGTGTCTTCATATCTGCCATTGGGCGAAAGTGCCGCAGTTTTGGTGTTCAAATCTGGGCTTTTCTCGCCAGACTTTCAGGATTGAAAAAATGAAAGCTGATATCCATCCCGACTACCACACCATCAAGGTCGTGATGACCGATGGCACCGAATACATGACCCGTTCGACCTGGGGCAAGGAAGGCGATACGATGAACCTCGATATCGATCCGACCACCCATCCGGCCTGGACCGGCGGCTCGCAGACCCTGCTCGATCGCGGCGGTCGCGTTACCAAGTTCAAGAACCGTTTCGGCAATCTCGGTATCTGATATCGGTTGCAGATTTTCAAAAAACCCCGCGATCTGCGGGGTTTTTTATTGCCTGCATTTTATGCGCCTATAAAAAATCCCGGACAAAGCCGGGATTCTTCATTCACGTTTTCATGCAAAACTAAGCACTCAGCTTTTCCATAATCTCGTCGCTGACCTCGAAATTGGTATAGACGTTCTGCACGTCATCATCATCTTCGAGAACATTGAGAAGCTTGAGAACGGAGCGTGCCTTTTCCTCATCGACTTCAGTGTTGGTCTGCGGCTTCCAGATTGTCTTGATCGATTCGGCCTCTCCAAGCGCTACTTCAAGCGCCTTGGACACATCGCCAATATCCTCAAATGTGCAGATTATGACGTGCTCTTCCTCGCCAGACTGCACATCATCTGCCCCGGCTTCAATTGCCGCTTCCATGACCGTGTCGGCATCGCCAACGGAGACTTTGTAAATAATTTCACCGACGCGGTCGAACATGAACGAAACCGATCCGGTTTCACCCAGAGCACCACCAGCCTTGGTAAAGGCTGCGCGGACATTGGACGCCGTGCGGTTACGGTTGTCGGTCAAGGCTTCGACGATAACCGAAACACCACCCGGGCCGCGGCCCTCATAGCGCACTTCATCATAGTTTTCGCCGTCATTGCCAGCAGCCTTTTTAATGGCGCGTTCGATATTATCTTTTGGCATCGACTGTGCCTTGGCATTCTGGATCGCCAAACGCAGACGTGGATTCATGGTCGGGTCAGGCATGCCCTGCTTGGCAGCGACCGTAATTTCACGCCCGAGCTTGGAAAACATTTTCGACCGCACGGCGTCCTGACGACCCTTGCGGTGCATGATATTTTTAAACTGTGAATGGCCAGCCATGGCACCCCTGCTCTTTTCTAATTACCGCATCAGTTCAATAGTTTAGAGCGACCGTGTACTGCGTCCGGAAGGACGCTCGGCGCTCTAAGATGCACGGAGGAAGCGTCAAGCATGAAACCAGGTGCAGGCAAATGAAGGCCGTCTTCGGGCTACGATGCTGCCCATGCTGACGGGCTTTCCGTGCTGAATGGCGGCGTTATAAGGAATTGAGCCCCTTTCGTCCAGCAAAAGCGCATTATTCGGCGCGCACCTCATCAATAAATGCAATATTGCTCGACGCTTCACGCAAAGCAGCTTATCGATCGGATCATGACCCAGCACGCACCAAAACCCGCACATGAACCCTCAAAGGCTCCCAATGAGACCATTGCGGCCCGTATCAGCCGGGTTCTTGCCGACCGTATCATTGCCGGCGAGATCGAGCCGGGAATCAAGCTTCGGCAGGATCATATCGCCGAGGAATTCCAGACCAGCCATGTGCCGGTGCGCGAGGCTTTCCGTCGACTGGAGGCGCAGGGTCTTGCCGTTTCCGAACCTCGGCGGGGTGTGCGGGTTGCATCTTTTGATATTGCAGAAATTCGCGAAGTGGCGGAAATGCGCGCCGCACTCGAGGTGCTCGCCTTGCGACACGCGGTCCCCAATATCTCCAGCGCCACGCTGTTGGCTGCCGAACAGGCAACGCTGGACGGCGATAAATCGCACGATGTCAGAAGCTGGGAGGATGCTAACCGGCGCTTTCATCGCATCATTCTCGAACCCTGCCATATGCCACGCCTTCTTGCGGCAATCGATGACCTTCACGCGGCAAGCGCACGCTTTTTATTTGCGACGTGGCGCTCGGAATGGGAAGCGCGAACAGACCATGATCATCGTGCCATTATAGAGGCCTTGCGCCAGAACGATGTCGAACGCGCTGCCGCCACCCTTTCGGGCCATGTGCAATGGATCGGGCGACGCCCTGTCAAAACGGCTTCTGGCAAAGTCCGCGATTCATTTGCCATTATTGGTTAAATTTTATAGATAATTATTGCTAATATTGGACAACTCAGCAAGATAGACTACATCGAATCGAATTTTATCTATAATTTGGAGTCGTCATGTCTAGCTTGGCTCAACCGCGCACAACTTTCAGCCC from Brucella sp. BE17 encodes:
- a CDS encoding ABC transporter transmembrane domain-containing protein; translation: MASKRVGEPIHQAHANNKGTIPRMAVRDDPIVMNPELNIDSGRKRRSLQPLKRMLPFVARYKGLVIGALFSLVLAAATTLAVPVALRRMIDHGFSGANAVFVNNYFGMLVLLALMLAIASGLRYFFVISLGERVVADLRNAVFTHVTALSPEFFDRSQSGEIVSRLSADTTQIKSVVGATASVALRNCILGLGALAMMIVTSPKLSVLVIGAIPLIVVPLIAFGRSVRRRSRRTQDMLARANAYASEQIGAMRTLQAFTNEAMVVGRFARAVENAYEAARASIKARAILTAFAIFLIFSSVVAVLWFGSRDVLSGVISPGTLGQFVLYAVFAASAFGALSEVGGELAQAAGATERLAEILDETPDIAIPASPVALAEPARGEIIFDDVHFSYPTRPDAPSLNGVSFKVEPGETVAIVGPSGAGKSTVFALVMRYYDPQSGQVMMDGVALPQADPSVVRARIAVVPQDVVIFATSIRENIAFGRPGASDTEIEAAAKAALAHDFIMALGDGYDTEVGERGVTLSGGQRQRIAIARAILREAPVLLLDEATSALDAESEMLVQKALDGLMQERTTLVVAHRLATVLKADRILVLDQGRIVEEGTHQSLVERGGIYARLAKLQFETGV
- a CDS encoding tetratricopeptide repeat protein — protein: MKRKILLTAILTFACPALPALASSEPAQSQNGTLAGADKNNKGDKPGKSAVPAMLPQPATTGPMPAIDPKRFGDRPADEAFGAFQRGLYLTAFNLAKPQAEKGDPASQTLIAEIYARGMGVPADQKLAAEWYGKAAENGVTEAQFRYAALLLQGTYVKKDNKKAEELMHKAAEGGNAMAQFNYGQILMQRHPGMPGLDLAYPWFEKAAEAKLADGEYALSQIYANGTEKITRDEKKAREYLILAARKGYDTAQFDLGRWLVEGRGGDRDYDQGFRWTQLAANRGMVMAQAWLARLYRDGLGTEGDSVKAAAWYILAQRAGFRAHDLNDMMDGLSDEQIKQAIETANNLRIR
- a CDS encoding YebC/PmpR family DNA-binding transcriptional regulator yields the protein MAGHSQFKNIMHRKGRQDAVRSKMFSKLGREITVAAKQGMPDPTMNPRLRLAIQNAKAQSMPKDNIERAIKKAAGNDGENYDEVRYEGRGPGGVSVIVEALTDNRNRTASNVRAAFTKAGGALGETGSVSFMFDRVGEIIYKVSVGDADTVMEAAIEAGADDVQSGEEEHVIICTFEDIGDVSKALEVALGEAESIKTIWKPQTNTEVDEEKARSVLKLLNVLEDDDDVQNVYTNFEVSDEIMEKLSA
- the rpmE gene encoding 50S ribosomal protein L31 — protein: MKADIHPDYHTIKVVMTDGTEYMTRSTWGKEGDTMNLDIDPTTHPAWTGGSQTLLDRGGRVTKFKNRFGNLGI
- a CDS encoding thiamine phosphate synthase translates to MNTSAPKNPSDRCRLVLVTPPLSDSTKLVTLLMAALSGGDVASVILDTGDLDEATFQLVAEKAVPIIQDKGAAAIILNDTRIAGRVGADGIHIEGKAAELGEAIEKHAPKMIVGTGNLRDRHSAMEIGELQPDYIFFGKIGADNKPEAHPRNLSLAQWWAELVEIPSIAQAGNTLESVIPAAETGADFVALGRAVFEAENPAEAVREANRLLNEHAPRFED
- a CDS encoding peptidoglycan -binding protein gives rise to the protein MALARNRRPQRHIDYWPGFVDALTTLLLAIMFLLTVFVLGQFLLSRDVSDKDSVLARLNSQIQELTQLLSLEQGNAQDLQDTIANLQASLSSAESERSRLQSLLNEGSGAGAAAEQRAGELSDSLDAEKQVSARALNQVELLNQQLSALRRQIAALEDALNASESRDRESSAKIADLGKRLNVALAQRVQELNLYRSDFFGRLREILSDKENIRIVGDRFVFQSEVLFPTGSSDINPAGEMEMKKLADAIIELNSEIPDEINWVLRVDGHTDNVPLAGTGRFRDNWELSSARAVSVVKFLVANNVPANRLVAAGFGEYQPLDTENTTDARARNRRIELKLTER
- a CDS encoding GntR family transcriptional regulator, with the protein product MTQHAPKPAHEPSKAPNETIAARISRVLADRIIAGEIEPGIKLRQDHIAEEFQTSHVPVREAFRRLEAQGLAVSEPRRGVRVASFDIAEIREVAEMRAALEVLALRHAVPNISSATLLAAEQATLDGDKSHDVRSWEDANRRFHRIILEPCHMPRLLAAIDDLHAASARFLFATWRSEWEARTDHDHRAIIEALRQNDVERAAATLSGHVQWIGRRPVKTASGKVRDSFAIIG
- a CDS encoding flagellar motor protein MotA, with translation MSDLKDTRDHLDGTHDYDPYSLSSPRLVILTMVIFLIIVGFLAAILMRQIHTFFVTNPGLNGLIFGVLLVGILLAFGQVLRLLPEIRWVNSFRDGDREGIERKPALLAPMRALIGRRQSMALSTTTLRSILDSIATRLDESRDISRYLIGLLVFLGLLGTFWGLLETVGSIGRTIQTLDPGSGSTNDVLDSLKAGLQAPLSGMGTAFSSSLFGLSGSLILGFLDLQAGRAQNRFYTELENWLSSVTDLGSDAATVHSNAEELRLLSDRLQATQGSDTSSAQRTSAALANLAEGIQGLVKNMRSEQQLMRDWVEKQADEQQAVRETLERLSNAIGEQRSERKDEAR
- a CDS encoding inositol monophosphatase family protein, giving the protein MARSALLNVMVQAAMKAGRSLARDFGEVQNLQVSLKGPGDYVSQADRRAEKLIYTELSRARPDFGFLMEESGEVESKDGQHRWLVDPLDGTTNFLHGIPVFAVSIALERQGQIVAGVIYNPAMDELYTAERGGGAFLNDRRLRVAARNKLVDCVIGTGIPHLGRGHHGHYLVELRNIMAETAGVRRIGSASLDLAYVAAGRLDGFWEDGLNPWDVGAAMLMIREAGGFVSDKVGGQDIFDKKSIVAGNEAIHAALLKTLRKPI
- the efp gene encoding elongation factor P, encoding MKINGNEIRPGNVIEHDGGLWAAVKTNAVKPGKGGAYNQVELKNLITGTKLNERFRAAETVERVRLEQKDFSFLYEQGDALIFMDTESYEQLELQKDFVGDRAAFLQDGMMVTVELYEEKPIGIRLPDQVTLAITEADPVVKGQTAASSYKPAVLENGIRILVPPFIASGERVIVDTNELTYISRA